The DNA region GCCGCTTGGATGGTTAGGGCCGCGTACTCCGGATTCGCCTTCCACCCGTCGAAGAAGTGTTCTGCGTCGTAAATCACTTCACGCCCCAGACCGACGAAGTAGGCCACCGTGTCGCGGATCATCGCCAGGTTCTCTTCGTTCGAAACCCGCAACACCTCGGCGACGTGGAAGTCGCTGGTCTTGCCGACGATGGTGACGACCGCCGCTTGAGACTCGACCAACGCCTTCATGCCAGGATCGTCTTTGCACTCCATCCCACGCCGACGGGTCATGCCGAATGCGCACACCTTGGAGTGCTTCAGGGGTTGCTCCGCCAGCCGCTGAAAGAACTCGGCATCCTTGGGGTTCGATAGGGGGTACCCCCCCTCGATGTAGTCGATGCCAAACGCGTCCAGCCGGCGGGCGATGGCCACCTTGTCGTCGAGGGAGAAATTGACCCCCTCGCCCTGGGCGCCGTCTCGGAGCGTGGTGTCGTAGATTTCAATGCTGCGCATCGGGAATTGGGGGCTGGGGCTGGCGGAATACGGGCTCCTGGAGCGGCGGACGGCCGCCCGCCGAGCGACCCTCTATCCCGCCCTCAATACTAGATTTTCCGAGTCCACTACCATAACCGTTACCAGCGACTTCCGGCAGCGGGAACGGCCCGCCCGCAGTAGCGGCGGCAAGATTCTCGACCGTGGGGCGAATGGCTTGCAAGGGCGTTGCCGCCGCAGGCCCTAGAATCAAGGTAGGCTACCGGAAGACCGGTTTGCCCCTGGGCGGGTTCGTCCTGCCACAAGATCGTCGAACTCCAACGCAAAGAATCTCCCCATGTCTGGCATGTTCCTGCTTATCGGCGTCGCGCTGGCGGTGTTTATCGTCGCCGGCGCTGCCCAATCGAAGCGGTTCGAGCTGCGAATCGCTGGACTTGCGGTCGCGATCGTCGTGCTCGGGCTCGGCTTTGTGCTCTCTTCGTTCCGCGTGGTCGACGAAGACAAGGTCGGGCTCGTGAACAAGCGGATCGGGTTCAGCCAGCTCCCGCCGGGCAAGATCATCGCCACCGATGGGGAGAAGGGCCCGCAGGCTAGCGTGCTCCCCCCGGGCTGGCACCCCTGGTACTGGCCGGGCGTGTACGACATCGAGTACGGCGACGTGGTGCAGATTCCCGCTGGCACCGTTGGCCTGCTGAACGCCCGCGACGGCCAGCCGCTGCCCACCGACATGACCTACGCGCCGGAGTGGGTTGTCGAGGAAGAGGGTCAGATGGCCCAGGACGCCGAGTATTTTCTCACCGAAGGGGGCGGCTACAAGGGGCCACAAACCACGGTGCTCAAACCCGGGTCTTACCGCGTCAACACGAAGCTGTTTCAGATAACCGAGGCGCCGATTGTGACGATCAAGAAGGCGACGGTTGGCGTCGTAAAGTCGAACGTCGGCGAGCGCCCCGCCGCCGCAGTCGACGGCGACGGCCGAGCCGAAGGGCGGCTGGGGCGGCTCGTGGCCCGCGGCGAGCGCGGCATCTGGCGCGACCCGCTCAAGCCGGGGCAGTACTATCTGAACACCGACGCCTACGAGATCACGATGGTCTCCACCCAGAAGCAGGTGGTGCGCTACACCGACGCCAATGTGGCGCAGTCGGGCGAGCGCGAAGAGAGCGAGATCATCGTCCGCACGTCCGACGGGTTCACCTTCCCGGTCGACGTCCGCGTCGAGTTCGAGATCGAGCCAGACAACGCTCCGCTGCTGGTGGCGACGGTTAGCGACGACCAGGTCGGGCTGCGGAGCGTGATGAACTCGGCGGTGCGGGCGATTTTCCGCAACAACGCCGAAGGGGTTAAGGCGCTCGACTACGTCCAGCAACGCTCGCTACAAGAATCGCAATCGCTGAAGATGCTGCAGGAAGAAATGGCCAAGATCGGCGCCACCGTTACGGCCGTGCGGATCGGAGATGTTGGAAATGAAGAGACGCTCGGGCTGCTGCTTAAGACGCAGACCGACCGCGAGATCGCTCTGCAAGAGCAGGAGACCTTTCAGGAACAGCAACGCGCTTTCGAACAAAAGAAGGAACTGACTCGCACCGAACAGGAAGCCGAGGAAGAAAAGAAGCTGGCGACCGCCCGCTACAGCGTGCAGATCTCCGAGGCCGAGAAGGAGCGGAAGATCATCGAGGCGGGCGCCGAGGCCCAGAGCGTGCAGATCAAGGCCGAAGCCCAGGCGAACGCCTATCAGCTCATCGCCGAGCAGATTGGCAAGGGGAACGCCGCCCTAGTTGAGGTGCTGAAGATCGTGGGCGAGAACCAGATCAGCGTCACGCCGCGCGTAATGGTCGTCGGGGGCGAGGGGGGCGGGGCGAAGGACGCACAGACCACGGCCCTGATCGGCACGATGCTCGACAGCATGATGAGGCAGGCGCCCGAGGAAGACGGAGAGTAGAAAACGCGGCGGTTCCGGCGGCTAGCGCCGCCGGAACCGCCTGCCTGTCTACAGATCGTCCACGGGAGTTCTCGGAGGGGTATCGCCCTCCGCTCAAAGACCGCCTTGGTCACGCACTGTTAGCGAGCGGTTCCTCGTCGTCCTCTTCCTCCTCGTCGTCTTCTTCGTCATCATCCTCCCACGCTTCTTCTTCCTCGTCGTCTTCCCACGGCTCTTCTTCTACCTCGGCTTCTTCCTCTTCTTCCTCTTCTTCCCACTCGTCGGAATCCTCTTCCTCTACTTCTGCTTCGGCTTCGTCCTCTTCCGCTTCCTCGTCCCAATCGGCTTCGTCTTCGCTCTCCTCGCCGAGTTCGTCGTCGGCTTCCTCCGCAGGCTCGGTCTCTGGGACGATCTTGTTCCGCTTCGCCATCGCCTGTGGCGGCGACGCTACGGCCGGCGCCTCGGCCGCTTCGCCGCTTGATCCCGCCGTCATCGCCTCCCATTCTTCGATTGAGATCGCTACTTCACGCGCCTGCGAGCCGTTGTACTGCCCAACGATCTTGTCTTCGGCCATAAAGTCGATCAGCCGCGCCGCACGCCCATAGCCGATCCCCAGGCAACGCTGCAGCAGCGATACGCTCCCCCGGCCCTCGCGCACCACGATATCGACGGCGGCCTCGTACAGCTCGTCGCGCTTCTTGAAGCCCCCGGGGATGCCCTGCCCTTCTTCCTCTTCTTCTTCCTTGGTCTTGAGCTGCATCAGCTCGCTGGCGAACCGCTGGTCGTCTGTCCCGACTCCGACGAAGTCGACCACCTTGGTGATCTCATCGTCGGAAAGGTAGGTCCCCTGCCCACGCAACAGCATGCTGGTGCCTGGAGAAAGGAACAGCATGTCGCCGTTGCCCAGCAGCTTGTCGGCGCCCATCTCGTCGAGCACCACGCGGCTGTCGGTGCGGCTCGCGACCTGGAACGCGATCCGCGCCGGCAGGTTGCTCTTGATCAGGCCGGTGATGACGTCGACCGTCGGCTTCTGCGTGGCGAGGATCAGGTGGATACCGACCGCACGGCTCTTCTGCGCCAAGCGGATGATGTGCTGCTCGACGTCTTTGCCGGCGGTCATCATCAGGTCGGCGATCTCGTCGGCCACGATCACGATGAACGGCAGATACCGCGGCACCAGGCCCCACTCTTCTTCGCCCTCGGGCTGGATGCGCTCGCGCAGCTCCTCCTCGGAGAGCTGGTTGTAGACGCTAATGTGCCGCACGCCGGCCCGGGCCAGCAGGGCGTAACGCTCCTCCATCTTGTCGACACCCCAGGCCAAGATCGCCTCGGCCTTCTTCATGTCGGTCACCACCGGGTGCATCAGGTGGGGCAGCTTGCGGTAGCCAGAGAGCTCGACCATCTTCGGATCGATCATCAGCATCCGCACCTCGTCGGGGGTGCGGCTCATGAGGATCGACAGGATAATGGTGTTTAAGCAGACCGACTTACCGGTGCCGGTCCGCCCCGCGATCAGCAGGTGGGGCAGCGCCGCCAAGTCGACTACCATCGGGTTGCCGGCAACGTCCTTGCCCAGGTAGATGGGGATCTTCATCCGCTTGGCGCGTCCATCGGTCTCTTC from Pirellulimonas nuda includes:
- a CDS encoding SPFH domain-containing protein; this encodes MSGMFLLIGVALAVFIVAGAAQSKRFELRIAGLAVAIVVLGLGFVLSSFRVVDEDKVGLVNKRIGFSQLPPGKIIATDGEKGPQASVLPPGWHPWYWPGVYDIEYGDVVQIPAGTVGLLNARDGQPLPTDMTYAPEWVVEEEGQMAQDAEYFLTEGGGYKGPQTTVLKPGSYRVNTKLFQITEAPIVTIKKATVGVVKSNVGERPAAAVDGDGRAEGRLGRLVARGERGIWRDPLKPGQYYLNTDAYEITMVSTQKQVVRYTDANVAQSGEREESEIIVRTSDGFTFPVDVRVEFEIEPDNAPLLVATVSDDQVGLRSVMNSAVRAIFRNNAEGVKALDYVQQRSLQESQSLKMLQEEMAKIGATVTAVRIGDVGNEETLGLLLKTQTDREIALQEQETFQEQQRAFEQKKELTRTEQEAEEEKKLATARYSVQISEAEKERKIIEAGAEAQSVQIKAEAQANAYQLIAEQIGKGNAALVEVLKIVGENQISVTPRVMVVGGEGGGAKDAQTTALIGTMLDSMMRQAPEEDGE
- a CDS encoding DNA translocase FtsK, whose protein sequence is MPDLRTAKFDLLAIALAALSLFVCVSLGTYDRYDPPSTLAWPSPTEVQNAGGRVGAMAAHGMFSMLGVGAYFAAVSLLGVTGLVIARRPIDQPAVRAFGWGLSMLGGCTLASIAFSGWSPGPVVGAGGFLGAMGRAWLESNFAATGAVIFALSVLAAGLLLCTDYFVFRAAAVATAAATAVSTQGLARVGAIGGAAARRLSYKRTDLDGYHSAAKGDEEDEEEELDEEADAEEEDDDESEYEEEDEDEEDEDEEDGEIAISVKTPTSTAPAAAAAEAVAVAGASAASLREKLTSALRVKNPNDKKKSEREEIIDQLDAADQDGALDMDYELPPLDLLLPADDVCYDEHEKEVRRKAKVLEKTFKSFGFNVKVVEIETGPVIAQYEVELEAGLRLSKITGLSDDLAIALRVPSVRIVAPIPGKNTVGIEVPNEHRQLVRLREVIEETDGRAKRMKIPIYLGKDVAGNPMVVDLAALPHLLIAGRTGTGKSVCLNTIILSILMSRTPDEVRMLMIDPKMVELSGYRKLPHLMHPVVTDMKKAEAILAWGVDKMEERYALLARAGVRHISVYNQLSEEELRERIQPEGEEEWGLVPRYLPFIVIVADEIADLMMTAGKDVEQHIIRLAQKSRAVGIHLILATQKPTVDVITGLIKSNLPARIAFQVASRTDSRVVLDEMGADKLLGNGDMLFLSPGTSMLLRGQGTYLSDDEITKVVDFVGVGTDDQRFASELMQLKTKEEEEEEGQGIPGGFKKRDELYEAAVDIVVREGRGSVSLLQRCLGIGYGRAARLIDFMAEDKIVGQYNGSQAREVAISIEEWEAMTAGSSGEAAEAPAVASPPQAMAKRNKIVPETEPAEEADDELGEESEDEADWDEEAEEDEAEAEVEEEDSDEWEEEEEEEEAEVEEEPWEDDEEEEAWEDDDEEDDEEEEDDEEPLANSA